The stretch of DNA TCTGTATGAGTTCCACAAGTTGACTCTTCCAATAAGGGGACACTTCACATGAGTGGATGTCTATGTCGTCCAATCCAAGATCAGCAAGCTTATCCTGAAGGGCGAGACTTACAGAGGTGTCAGGGACATGGTCAGTGTCTACTCTTACGCTTTGGCCTTGTGCTTTTAGCTCCGTGCTGGCGACATAGTCCACTCCAAGCTCAAAGTCTTCAAGTGCCACATATGGTGAAACATCAGctaacttcatgttcctcctcagTGTCACAGGCTTGTCACTCGGGTTCACAACCTTCACAGGAACCCACCTGTCTCCGCTCATTGACGCCACAGTTCTCCCTACCATGACGCTCTTCTGGTTGGAGTGTGATTTGGCTGGTTCCACCACTTCCCTCTGAGATAGGAGCCTTTCCAGGAAGCTTTCCCCACACTATGTGCTCCTGTTTTGGTACCAGTGTCACGGCATTAGTAAGCTTCACAGTTCCAATGATGTCTGGGATAATGTCACCTTTCCATCTTGTTATGCCCGAGAGCATGCTCAAGAACTGCTCGATGCCTGGTTCACCAGTAGAGTCAGCTTTACTCATCACGCGCCAATAGCTGGGATCTTGCTTGAATTGGCGTAGCAAGTGTTTCAGCAAATTGGTGCCTACTATCATTTGGTCACGCTGGCCTGGCACGACTAGTGTGGGCACGATTGCTTCTTGTCCGTAGATTTTCAACTTTAACTGGTGAATGCACTTGGGTCGCACATGCACACCACCACAACCCACCAGAAAAATGTCTTTGGTGGACTGGGCACCCTCTGTCAGCAACCCTGCCTCCTCTTCTGCTTCTTCACTCATCGTACAAGCCATTGAACCAGTGTCTAGCATAGCATACAGTGCAACTTGGTCATTCACCAGCACATCAGTGTAGAATAGATCATCTGCCTTCTCAAGTTTGTGtatattctggaaaatcatgaCACTACCATTCGGTGCAGTCTTACAGCTCTCTTCATATATTGCATGTATGTCTTCTTCAGTTTTGAGGGTCTGACATGACGCACTCACACTTTGCCCTCCACAATGTGAGCGACTCAGTTTCCCTGGTTGGGTGTGTGGTTCTCTGCTTGGGTTTGGCGTGGAGCGGCCCGTGGGCAATCTCTCCTTGTGTGGCCAGGTTCCAGACACCCAAAGCACCTCTTCTCTTTCATGCAGTGTTCACGTGTAATGTGAGTTTTGTCACCACATACACGGCAAGAAGTGGGGCGTGTCCACTGGGTTGGCTGTTGGACAGGGGAGGCTGCTCTGGCCAAAATGCCTTCTagcatgcttaaaggcctactgaaatgaattttttttatttaaacggggatagcagatctattctatgtgtcatacttgatcatttcgcgatattgccatatttttgctgaaaggatttagtatagaacaacaacgataaagattgcaacttttggtatctgataaaaaaaaggcttgcccctaccggaagtagcgtgacgtagtcagttgaacatatacgcaaagttccctattgtttacaatgatggccgcatgaagtgagagagattcggaccgagaaagcgacaatttccccattaatttgagcgaggatgaaagatttgtggatgagtaaagtgcaagtgaaggactagtggggagttgaagctattcagatagggaagatgctgtgagacccgggggtgacctgatattcagctgggaatgactacaacagtaaataaacacaagacatatatatactctattagccacaacacaaccaggcttatatttaatatgccacaaattaatcctgcataaaaacacctgcgtgtttgttatgctagctcctagctcctctgctagctcctagctccatagaacacgccaatacaattcaaacacctgatcaacacacacaatcactcagcccaaaagaccgtttacctaacccaaggttcataaagcttatatatttttaaaaagttacgtacgtgacgcgcacatacggtcaagttatcgaatgtttagcagccaaggctgcatactcacggtacctgatattcagctgggaatgactacaacagtaaataaacacaagacatatatatactctattagccacaacacaaccaggcttatatttaatatgccacaaattaatcctgcataataacacctgcgtgtttgttatgctagctcctagctcctctgctagctcctagctccatagaacacgccaatacaattcaaacacttgatcaacacacacaatcactcagcccaaaagaccgttcacctaacccaaggttcataaagcttatatatttttaaaaagttacgtacgtgacgcgcacttacggtacggtacgtgttatgctagctcctagctcctctgctagctcctagctccatagaacacgccaatacaattcaaacacatgatcaacacacacaatcactcagcccaaaagaccgttcacctaacccaaggttcataaagcttatatattttaaaaaagttacgtacatacgcaaaaaaaagccaaagctgcatactcacagtagcacgtctgcgtctttgtcatccaaatcaaagtaatcctggtaagagtctgtgttgtcccagttccctacaggcgtctgtgtatccaaatcaaaagtcctcctggttagagtctctgttatccgagttcttccatcttgactgcatctttcgggaatgtaaacaaagaagcgccggctgtgtactgttgtggctgactacgttcgaaaaatacgtccatttcgcaccgacaactttcttctttgcttgcttggcttccttctccataatgcaatgaacatgattgaaacagattcacgaacacagatgtccagaatactgtggaattatgaaatgaaaacagagctttttcatatcggcttcaatgtggaaggcatacccgtgttcgccgggctacgtcacacgcatacgtcatcctcagaggcgtttcgaaccggaagtttagcggcaaatttaaaatgtcactttataagttaacccggccgtattggcatgtgttataatgttaagatttcatcattgatatataaactatcagactgcgtggtcggtagtagtgggtttcagtaggcctttagtactCGTTCTAAAGCCCCTGCTTCTGAAGTGGTGACCGCTCTCACCTTTGTCTGTGTGGAAGGTTCTTGAACACCCGCTCTCGTTGCAGTCAGCTCCTCAACTACAGGTTGACAGGTAGTGGTAGCTGCTGTCACCATTTTGAACTTCTCTGTTCTATTGGCCCTCTTCCTTGCCTGATGCTCCCTCTGGTGCTCATCGATAGCTTCTTGAACCTCCACGGCTGACCATTTGCTGATAGGCTTGCATCGGAACACACTGGAGAGTTCGGGGTTGGGGCAGTTCCTGATGAACATCATAGCAATTTGCGCTGACATGTTCTCCATCTTCTCTCCACTTTTCAGCAGATGCTGGTCAGCGTGCTCAGCTGCTGTATTGAGCCGAACCCAGTAATCCACTGGGTTGTCATTTGCGTCAGGCTGTGTAGAATAGAAATCAGCCATCGGTAAGCCAGACATGGGAGAGTCACTGAAGTATCTTCTGAGTATGTCGTATACCACTTCAGGGTGTGTGTTGATATCAGCACTACTCTTCAGCCCCACTTTAACGATACTCTTAGCTCGTCCCAAAAGATGACTGAGGATTTCATCCGTCTGCGCTGTAGTCGGACAATTCTTTTTATGCAGGTAAGCGTCCATCATATCTATCCACTCCTGTACGGTGTATTTGTCTGAGCCATCCCCCCTAAACATCGATGGTTCCTTGACAGCTGCATTTACCGTGATGTTCAGTCGAGACAAATCAACTGGGGAGGGCATGGGCTCGAGCGGGGGTGGAGTCATGGGGTGTGGGCAACTTAGTGTGGGGAAAGGTGTTTGGTTGGCTAATATGCGGCTAACAACAGTGTCACCAATGTGGGTTCCCAACTCCCCTAAAATGTCACGCAATTGTGCCAGGGTGTCATTATTAGCAACGGTGGGAGTGGAAAACATTTGCCTTGCTACAGGGGTACCATCAGGGCTGCTACAGCCTGGCTGCCTAGCTTGCTCTGCATTCCCTGCTTGCATCCACCCTCTACCCCTCCCAAATGGTGTAAAGTCCATTATATTTCAAACACAATGAATATAACAATGGAAATATGacgttaaaataaaatgtaactaTACAGAGACACGTTGTATAGAGACACTGTACGTGAGGAAACGTAATGAGAAATTGTTGAAAAACACAGCCACAGTAAAACAAAATCACTTTTTATTAAAAGTCTCAACGATCAACGGATCCTTTCTGATTGCTGTATGATACGCTTACTTGCTCACAGCATAACCTCGGCGATCTGCAGCAGCTGATCTGaagaatccgggtcacggcaccattttGTAACAGTTagcgttctgcgttgtgtattttcttagtgaggcacacacaccggagttgaatcacggggatttattcacctttttttggaaaaaacaaaaacagggcgtcacacacagtccacggcaaacggaatctctctccacagctccgagcgtcagtgctcactcaattcaattatacatgtttaaatgtggaaatggaaataataataataaaggtaaaaaaaagcataatagtctcaaataaattaattaaataaaacacagtatataaaatatatacttcagcaaataacaatatatattaagaaaaaggatccttaaatgtgcagcaatacacctcatctttcccacccacatcaattatttttatattttttatacaataaactaagccaaaaaaactcataacagacatacctttttttggaaaaaacaaaaacagggcgtcacacacagtccacggcaaacggaatctctctccactaaagaataaagaaaaaaatacacactcatataaatgctacagcggcacacaagatgtccacacagacacacagcagagcccctgacccgtgcacaaactcatgagacaggagaccccacaacaacggcagctagcagtaagctaaccaagctaatccacacatcctttagcatacaaaagttcgtttttttttcaacaattcaacagccattcgggaattcaacacacatgcacaccaacaagtcataaaacagtgtgcattcccacaaaacacttttaaaaacgacaaccaaaaagtttataaaaaaacaaaaggagagagacataaacgtgacttaccagctccgagcgtcagtgctcactgaagctggtcacaaaggtgcgacgccaaatcaccccccagggaaacaaaaaggtatgtaacggaaaataatagagtggaacttatttacaatgagaaacacttttggggaagttcacaacaaaaaatgttgtgaataattgaccaaaattaaaataaaataaaataaaatttagctcggctacatgtacatatttatatacagatttgaacaataagttcttcactaaaatatatttattaattgtggttcttacaaaaaatatatcttataaaatataaaagctaaaatgtctcataaagctctgcccctttaatcagtgcatactaaataatttaactttagcctactactacaaccatattatttaccagtaaCATAAagtcaaacagaggcagaggtgtcctgccacagtcagtaacaaataaacagaaaacagtagaggtggtagatagacacagagcttcatcaaacatctgatccactgaacaagctccaaaaatctttaactttagactgccatcagttttactccctacacttaaccatgtgtttcctactgcctgcagactttgcaccctttgttatatacacatgttgtgtttctaatataaatacatttaataaagtcaaatacaaataaggcaacaagagaagtatcctacacttctcttttgtaaagtaaatctgaacagccgatatcaactatatgatttgcctgagaagttggagaggacaaaaatgaataaaatttaaaaataaaaataaataaaaaatctatttgtggcggacgtaattctttcgtggcgggccgccacaaataaatgaatgtgtgggaaacactggaccacGAGGAACaacattctctggtctgatgagaccaagattgaactctttggcgtgaatgccaggcatcatgtttggagtaaggcaccgctcatcaccaggccaataccatcactacagtgaagcatggtggtggcagcatcatgctgtggggatggttttcagcgacaggaactgggagacaagtcaggataaagggaaagatgaatgcagcaatgtacagaaataTCTTGAATGAAAAACTaaggcttcccatccaacctgatggagcttgagaggcgctgcaaagatgaatgggcgaaactgcccaaagataagtgtgtcaagcttgtggcattgtattcaaaaatacttgaggctgtaattgctgccaaaggttaaTTAACAAAGTATTGAACTAAGGATGTGAATACTTATGaacatgtgatttatttatttttagtttaaaaaaaattaaataactatttgcaaatttaaaaaatcacattgtcattattgcTTACTACCTGTAGAATTCTGAGGACAAAAATgagtttattccattttgcaataTGTCTGGATGCACTGTTGCTGTTTTTCTGACATGTTGTgtctgcagtgaagagaaagatTCAGAGCTCCATGTTGGCATCTCCAGCTCTGATGGTAATGTCAGACTTGGTGCTCAGTAGTTCTTTGAAAGACACGTCCTCAGTAGAATTTCTGTCGCAGGACTGGTGTTCAGTTATACAGAGTTTGGCGTTCAGCGTCAGGTGCAGGGCTGGGAACAGAGCATCATCATCCCTCTGGTCGCCCCCGGCAACCACATCTCAGACTTTAAAAGAAAGTGGGACACACAACTAGGGGAGTTTGCCGCCCTGGACATCTGGACGCCAGACAGGTTCTTGCCCCAACTCGAACCGTCTCACCTGTGTTGCAGTCTGTGATCACATAACTCACTCTCCGCCCCCAGGTTTCAGGAGGAGAGGGAGTTTGGCTCGTGTTGCTATGGTTTCGCTCTGGGCTTCATTAACCGGGTGATGACGTTGCAGGGAAAGCAGTCAATCAGCAGAGAGTGTTTCACCTCTCACTACGTGCTCCCCAGGATTGAGAGCGCCTCTCGATACCTGTCAGTGTTCCATCACGTCCGTCGCCATGGATACTGTGGTGCTGAAGGGAACCTTGAACAACTTTCAGACTGGAACGCTTTTGTCTCCTAGGTTCTTTGAACTTACCGCCAGCTTGGACTAGACCAGAAGGTCTGTTTCCATGGCGACGGCTTCACACGTGACGTGCAAAGAGTGTCAGTTTGTGCTCGGCTCACACGTCGGTCAGGTCACGTTTTGACAGACGACATGGATTTACAAGCTGCATCCGTGGAAGATGATAATCCTACTGTCCAAACATTACAATAATTACAGTAATAACATTGATGTAACACTTTCCTGACTTATATTTTTTTTGACAACATTAAAAGTAGAACCAGAGGAAGGCAAAGTACTTGTCAGCTTTTTTCTTCAAATACAAAAAGGTGACGCTTAAACACATGACGTAAACAAACTTTAAATGGCAAAAAGcaagcaaacaaaaaaatatggtaagtgtcAACATGTTTTAATTTTCAGTAATAGGAGAATCAGGGAATTATAGTGTCCCTCCCTACCCTATACGCATATGTGGGGGGGTCCGTTTTGTGTGAAGAAGAGCATGTAAATGTTCAGTGAATGACAGGGCACTTAATATGAAATGTATATTCGCTGATGagaatataatggcaaatttccctgaatatttacacattttgcaaAAGAATAAAAAATGGGGTCAATTTCCCAtcaatttgttttagtacaaagcaTGCATTAAATTTAATTTGAGTTTCATTAATAAAAAGTGTTTTGCATAATTAAAGAGGGCGGGCCACCATATAAAATTCTACTCGGGGCCCAATTTGAGAAGTGGTAGGATGTGATGTTCCTTAATGTAAAGCATATCTTAAAATAATTaaactacacattaaaaaaaagtagattttatGATGAAATACTGTtagctcagtggccagaattttactgtaaaaataagtggtaccatttttccatttacactaatagactgtaaaaacaacacaaatgctgGCAATTGAGCTGCTAAtttcttactgtaaaatctacagatttgttTACAGTGCACCATACCAAATAATGACCTTTGACCTGTGCATGTGGGACATGGTGTAAGCTTTTTTTTACTCTGGCAGACTAGGAATAAGAACAAAATTGAGTGAAATTTGAAGCGTTGCGTGTACCTGAACCATCTAAATGGGCCGTGCAACCCGATAGGCGGGAGGCTGACGTTGCGTGACGGCAGCTGCACTGTAAGCCGGCACTCCGGCGATTAAGAAGCGAAGCTGCGGCCATGGAGCGCAGCGTCATCCGTCTGAGCCACTGCCACAAGGACATCTTCTGCTTCTCACTACCGGAGGAGTGTCCTGCCTGTGGGGAACGACTGAAGGGAGGCAGGCTTCAGGAGGCGCCAGTCAGCCTGCCCTCCCCGCTGGCTGACGGACACAAGAGCTCCTGCTGCCTCCTCATCACACCCACTGATGACAACATGCGCAGGTAGACTGATGTCCCTCTCTTACTGCTAACTCCATTCCAGCAAAAATATCAGCTGTTCTCCAAAATACATCAATGGGTTCACTCTGAGCGTGTTTAGCTTTTTATATTGGTACACTTCTACCCAAACAAGGGTTGTTGAAAGGATAAGGTTGAAGTTACAGGAAACTTACTCAAATTCAAAGCAGTACGACTTAAGCGTCACCTTATGTATCATCCTCACTTTCCCTATACAAGAAatgcttcacttctttttacacttttgtgaCACTGAAGACACAGTTCATATTATACActtagaggtgggtagagtagccaaaacATTGTACTCAAGTACCAATACtttagagcagtgattctcaaactgtggtacatgtaccactagtggtatagGCTCCATCCAGTGATACACCAacgatttgattcattatttaagtacagtgtttctaTTTTCATATAGTCAAACCCagttttactgttcaaactgggtcTAATGTTACAGTGTCGAAAATATTAAatttacttgttaaataaaacctctgccttgtgtttaatgaatacgtaggcctactacgctactgtatttgaatattggtcattatggtggtagttgGAGAGCCAATTgtcttctgaggtggtactttgtgaaaaaagttCGACAACCACTGCTTTAGAATAATATAACTTAAGTAAAAAAATGGTCATCTAAATAGTTTATTATAAGTaggtattcagtgaaaaaaacaCCTAATACTGAACTtatgagtaacttctgatttatttagtaaaTTGTTAAAATTATTTCAATTGCACAaccctgtgtgtttgtgtgtgttttcatgtgagaGACTGAGAGACCCCAAAAGGCCACCCATgtctaaattggggccctaaatttgtaattttattttgaggcaaaaaaaaaatcacccttTTTTTATCCAgtgatttatttaaaatgtttatgcTTCTTTATTCAAACTTGAATTTatcttgatgcatgttttgtactgaaACTAATTTGTGGTAAACAAATTGTTCtataatatttttttgtgtgtgcaaaattaaaaatttaacatGAAACAGCATATCTCCCTGATACATTACCTAGCTGGGATTTGATCTCCGTACAACTATTTACCATCCCATTACTAAAGCTTGACGACACTGGGGACAATAAGAAGCAATAAGGAAAATTGCCAATATATTAGCAGGAAGGTTGTAGGAACCATTTGCACAGCGTTTGATATAGGCAGGAGGGCGGGCCCAGGCAGAAAAAAATGTACTACAAAAGATGATGGAATTGTTCTTTTTCAtagtcccatccatccatccattttataccgcttgtccctttgtgagtaaacattgaagagttatgacgtcatgtcactttttacagtgtgtagtttGAGTGCAGTCATGTGGCTGCCAGGCTGTGTTTGATTGTTGAGATGGAGTCAAAGGGTCACTGgtgcttacgttggattggtgaaacagatcCATGTGACAGAAGTCTCTCTTATGAGCCAAGTGAATACGGCTTAGCAAGCAGTATTATGAATAAGCATAATGATGATATAAAGAAATGTAGCGAAGTAAAAATAgcatttcttcttcacaaaaatactcaagtaagagtGAAAAGTATGtcacattaaaactactctgacaagtacaatttatccaaaaagttactttagtaaatgtatataaatacatataaaccgTTAATAACATACTTTTTCCAagcaccaagggccacatactgaacaCTCAAAGCCATTTTGGTAAGATTCATTTTGTAAAAAGACTCAAACCAACTCATGTATGTGCTGagatgttatatactgtatacaatatacatactgtatgtatgtatattgtatacatacatgcatatttaTTTATGCTTAAAAAAATCCTGTTTTTGAAATTCACACACTGTTTCTTTCTACAGAGACTTTGAAGGAACATCAGATCTGCACACTGGCATCTCCAGCACTTCAGGTGAGGGCTGGGTTCAAAGGTCAGGAAGGGGAACGCcacttgactgtgtgtgtgtgtgtgcgtgcgtgtaggaGTTGTGTACAACTACACTGAGAGAGGAGTAAGCAGAGATGTGAGTGGCTGGCAACACTGCGTCAGCATCCCTCTGGTCAGACCTGACAGGTTCCACCTCCTGGCTCAATGGGATCAGTACCTGGACCGCTTCTCAGACGTACCCTTGTGGGACCCTACCTGGCACAGGTATACCCACAGCAGGACACACACTTTCTTCACTCATTCTTTATTGTCTTTATTCATGTCTTCTTTCACTTGTGTGTCAGCTTCGACGAAGACAACCACAACTGCTTCAGTTTTTGTCTCCAGTTCATCAACAGCGTGTTGTCGGTGGAGGGACGACCTCCTCTGACCAGAGAAACGTTCACCCGCACTTTCATCCTGCCGAGAATGGCGAGGGTCTCCAAGTACATGATGCTGTGCAGACATATCGAGAAAGAATACTTCTATGTGGTGGACAGACAGGCCGAGGGCCAAGACGAAGCCTGAGTAGGATGCTAATGTACAAGacttatataatttttttcagtTTCAACTTTTTATCCGTGTTAATTGTTGTATGTTTTACCAATAAAGCAGTTGTCAGATGTGtctatatatttataattataatctgattaaaactgagataggctccagcacccccccgcgaccccgaaaggaacacgtggtagaaaatggatgtgatggatggataaaacacAGGAcggataaacaaaaaaatatttgaatctacaaaacccaaaaccaatgaagttggcacgttgtgtaaatcgtaaataaaaacagaatacaatgatttgcaaatccttttcaacttatattcaattgaatagactgcaaagacaagatatttaatgtttgaactgagaaacttcctttttttttttgtgcaaataatcattaacttagaatttaatggcagcaacacattgcaaaaaagttggcacaggggcatttttaccactgtgttaataacactcagtaaacgtttaggaactgaggagaccaatgtttggcgtttcttggtgttgttgataaatggctctggctttgcatagtagagatttaacttgcacttacagatgtagcgacaaactgtagttactgacagtggttttatgaagtgttcctgagcccatgtggtgatatcctttacacactgatgtcgctttttgatgcagtaccgcctgagggatcgaaggtcactggcATTCATTGTTAATTTTCGGTCATGCCGtgttttttccagattctctgaaccttttgatgatattacggaccgtagatggtgaaatccctaaattccttgcgatagctcgttgagaaatgttgttcttaaactgttggaccatttggtcacgcatttgttcacaaagtggtggtcctcgccccatccttgtttgtgaatgactgagcatttcatggaagctgcttttaaacccaatcatggcacccacctgttctcaattagcctgttcaccttttggatgtttcaaataagtgtttgatgagcattcctgaactttctcagtcttttttgccacttgtgccagcttttttgaaacatgttgcaggcatcaaattccaaattagctagtatttgcaaaaaataacaaagttgactagttccaacgttaagtatcctgtctttgcagtctattcaattgaatataggttgaaaagtatttgcaaatcattgtattctgtttttatttaccatttacacaacatgccaactttattggttttgggttttgtacacagaACTTGAAAGTATAAAAACACACCAATATAATTcaatgtacagtattttttttttttaaatacaaatattccCTTTTACTATATTCAAATTGTTTGAGCAAGATAAAATCAAAAGTGGACATTAATGAGTTTGTAAACACTATAACAAATGATATGACGTTATAGTAACTgccggggcggcatggcgtagtgggtagagcgc from Entelurus aequoreus isolate RoL-2023_Sb linkage group LG01, RoL_Eaeq_v1.1, whole genome shotgun sequence encodes:
- the LOC133651951 gene encoding MKRN2 opposite strand protein-like: MERSVIRLSHCHKDIFCFSLPEECPACGERLKGGRLQEAPVSLPSPLADGHKSSCCLLITPTDDNMRRDFEGTSDLHTGISSTSGVVYNYTERGVSRDVSGWQHCVSIPLVRPDRFHLLAQWDQYLDRFSDVPLWDPTWHSFDEDNHNCFSFCLQFINSVLSVEGRPPLTRETFTRTFILPRMARVSKYMMLCRHIEKEYFYVVDRQAEGQDEA
- the LOC133651958 gene encoding MKRN2 opposite strand protein-like, giving the protein MSGCTVAVFLTCCVCSEEKDSELHVGISSSDGLVFSYTEFGVQRQVQGWEQSIIIPLVAPGNHISDFKRKWDTQLGEFAALDIWTPDRFQEEREFGSCCYGFALGFINRVMTLQGKQSISRECFTSHYVLPRIESASRYLSVFHHVRRHGYCGAEGNLEQLSDWNAFVS